A segment of the Candidatus Omnitrophota bacterium genome:
GAATTCGGGATGTTGACCGCGCAGGACTTTCCGGTGAAAGCACCTCCGATTGCCGTGTTTGACTGCTGGCGTCTGCTCACGAAGAACCTCCAAGGGGCTCCACACGTCACGTTCCTCCCGCTCGGCGTTGGAGAGACAGTTCCAGCTTTAGCCCCCTCCTTGTTAAGCTCGTCTGCCACCGCCTCATGATTGACGAGAGATCACTTGTTGAAGATGTCCAAATATTTTGGGACCGGCAACCGTGCAATATCCGCCATTCGCCGCATTCCGTCGGCACACGACAATACTTCGATGAGGTGGAAGCGAGAAAATATTTTGTGGAACCGCATATTCCTGATTTTGCGCAGTTCGGTCGATGGCAAGGCCGAAAGGTGCTAGAGATTGGCTGTGGCATCGGAACTGACGCGGTCAATTTTGCTCGCGCAGGGGCCCAGGTGACGGTTATCGACTTGTCAGAACGCAGTCTGAATTTGTGCCAGGAGCGTTTTGAGCGGTATGGATTGACGGGCCGGTTTTTCCACGGCAATGTCGAGGAGTTGAGCCGGGTCGTTCCGGTTGAGGCCTATGACTTGGTGTATAGTTTTGGTGTTTTGCACCACACCCCGCGACCGGAACGCGCAGTCGAGGAAATTCAGA
Coding sequences within it:
- a CDS encoding class I SAM-dependent methyltransferase; translation: MIDERSLVEDVQIFWDRQPCNIRHSPHSVGTRQYFDEVEARKYFVEPHIPDFAQFGRWQGRKVLEIGCGIGTDAVNFARAGAQVTVIDLSERSLNLCQERFERYGLTGRFFHGNVEELSRVVPVEAYDLVYSFGVLHHTPRPERAVEEIQKYLAPHSELKLMLYSRWSWKTLWIILTYGRGAWWRADRLIRVYSEAQTGCPVTYVYSIRQIRRLLRGLTILQMRKTHIFPYAIEKYVKYEYVRVWYFRWMPASLFRGLERFFGWHTLVVAKLP